The following are from one region of the Klebsiella aerogenes genome:
- a CDS encoding HNH endonuclease: MFKDVDNVKRCFYCGDDSQITRDHVIPVSYTGGKRHYDRNDVVDCCKECNCTLGDKPLFTVEGRAQYLFERYSQKYKKIIHRPVWGEDELKGMSLDFRRTIKAEQREKEYQINRLNNLYKIALSEYEAGEIKHLTGLVTRDKVAIYKVISLITSIKGKKDDVLAYAAEKAQTTIELASEVMKGKHSDVWLIWMHERHIPLDVKPTHLLRAMQRDAVDLAA, translated from the coding sequence ATGTTCAAAGATGTAGACAATGTAAAACGCTGTTTCTATTGTGGTGATGATTCTCAAATCACAAGAGACCATGTGATACCTGTTAGCTATACAGGAGGGAAGCGCCACTATGATAGAAACGATGTGGTTGATTGCTGTAAAGAGTGTAATTGCACTTTAGGTGATAAACCTCTATTCACTGTAGAGGGTAGAGCACAATACCTTTTTGAACGTTACAGCCAGAAGTATAAAAAGATTATTCATCGCCCTGTATGGGGTGAAGATGAACTAAAAGGAATGAGCCTTGATTTCAGGAGAACGATTAAGGCAGAGCAAAGAGAAAAGGAATATCAGATAAACAGGCTTAACAATCTTTATAAGATTGCATTGTCTGAATATGAGGCTGGAGAGATTAAGCACTTAACAGGACTGGTTACACGTGACAAGGTAGCCATATATAAAGTGATTAGCCTGATTACCAGCATTAAAGGAAAGAAAGATGATGTGTTAGCGTATGCCGCTGAGAAGGCACAAACAACCATTGAGCTAGCCTCTGAAGTGATGAAAGGAAAGCATAGCGATGTATGGCTTATCTGGATGCATGAAAGGCATATACCCCTAGACGTTAAGCCTACACACCTGTTAAGGGCTATGCAAAGGGATGCAGTTGATTTAGCAGCATAG
- the ydiK gene encoding AI-2E family transporter YdiK → MINQHQPRDIPQILLSVLFLSLIIISCLWVVQPFILSFAWAGTVVIATWPVLLRLQKLLFGKRSLAVLVMTLLLFLLFVIPIALLVNSLVDNSAPLIKIVSTGQISLPDFAWLNSIPLIGDKLYSAWHSLLEMGGAAIMAKVRPYIGATTTWFVGQAAHIGKLLVYCGLMLLFSALLYWRGERVAYGFRYFATRLASKRGDAAVVLAGQAVRAVALGVVVTALAQAVLGGIGLAISGVPYAALLTVVMIFTCLVQLGPLIVLVPSIIWLYWTGDTTWGTVLLVWSCVVGTMDNVIRPVLIRMGADLPMILILSGVIGGLIAFGMIGLFIGPVLLAVSWRLYDAWVQEIPPPPLDPDLVLAELAELNASNNKSDK, encoded by the coding sequence ATGATTAACCAACATCAGCCCCGGGACATACCGCAAATTCTGCTGTCGGTGCTGTTTTTGTCCCTGATAATTATTTCCTGCCTGTGGGTTGTCCAACCATTTATTCTGTCTTTCGCCTGGGCTGGCACGGTAGTGATCGCCACCTGGCCGGTGCTGCTGCGTCTGCAAAAACTGTTATTCGGCAAGCGCTCGCTGGCGGTGCTGGTGATGACGCTGCTGCTGTTTTTACTGTTCGTTATTCCCATCGCCTTGCTGGTCAACAGTCTGGTCGATAATAGCGCCCCATTGATTAAAATCGTCAGCACCGGACAAATCTCGCTACCGGATTTTGCGTGGCTGAATTCGATTCCACTCATCGGCGATAAACTCTACTCCGCCTGGCATAGCCTGCTGGAAATGGGCGGCGCGGCAATTATGGCGAAGGTGCGTCCTTATATTGGCGCCACCACCACCTGGTTCGTCGGTCAGGCGGCGCATATCGGAAAACTGCTGGTCTACTGTGGATTGATGCTGCTGTTCAGCGCCCTGCTTTACTGGCGCGGCGAGAGAGTTGCTTACGGTTTCCGCTACTTCGCTACCCGCCTGGCCTCCAAGCGCGGCGATGCCGCCGTCGTCCTCGCCGGACAAGCCGTACGCGCCGTGGCGCTGGGTGTGGTTGTCACCGCGCTGGCGCAGGCGGTTCTGGGCGGTATCGGTCTGGCGATTAGCGGCGTACCTTATGCCGCGCTGCTGACCGTAGTGATGATTTTCACCTGTCTGGTTCAACTGGGGCCACTGATCGTGCTGGTACCGTCGATTATCTGGTTGTACTGGACCGGCGACACAACCTGGGGCACGGTGCTGCTGGTCTGGAGCTGCGTGGTCGGTACGATGGATAACGTGATTCGCCCGGTGTTGATCCGCATGGGCGCCGATCTGCCGATGATTCTGATCCTCTCCGGCGTCATCGGCGGTCTGATCGCCTTTGGCATGATTGGCCTGTTTATCGGCCCGGTGCTGCTGGCCGTCTCCTGGCGTCTTTACGATGCCTGGGTACAGGAAATTCCGCCGCCGCCGCTGGACCCGGATCTGGTGCTGGCGGAGCTTGCCGAGCTCAATGCCAGCAACAACAAAAGCGATAAATAA
- a CDS encoding antA/AntB antirepressor family protein — protein sequence MKHTYELDLNKVDMDIMQCKLEMTEQEAQFLLEYRDKFKLLEGDDTALVSLKELWEVIERPYGDYDQWLNQLVRNEMDSISEEISSRIKKVSGKGRNPTLHYVTTEAAKHLAMLVRNESGRISRPYFITIEKLFKRICKYNQLRIDIHQSQKNVAHHGYKHGLGPILAKRFNYLMKQIVGKRNDLATDLEEYQLVCRSVERFLTKGKTDEQILTGHI from the coding sequence ATGAAACATACATATGAATTAGATTTGAATAAAGTAGACATGGACATCATGCAATGTAAGCTGGAAATGACAGAACAGGAAGCACAGTTTCTTCTAGAATATCGTGACAAGTTTAAGCTGCTGGAAGGTGATGATACGGCGTTGGTTAGTCTGAAAGAACTATGGGAAGTAATTGAACGTCCCTATGGCGATTATGACCAATGGCTTAACCAGTTAGTGCGAAATGAGATGGATTCAATTTCCGAAGAAATTTCTTCGAGAATTAAAAAGGTATCAGGGAAGGGCAGAAATCCAACTCTTCACTATGTAACGACTGAAGCTGCTAAACATTTAGCTATGCTGGTAAGGAACGAATCAGGACGAATTTCCCGACCCTACTTCATCACTATAGAGAAGCTGTTCAAGCGTATCTGCAAATATAACCAATTACGAATTGACATTCATCAGTCACAAAAGAATGTAGCCCATCATGGATACAAACATGGACTAGGCCCGATTTTGGCTAAACGATTCAATTATTTGATGAAGCAGATAGTCGGCAAACGAAATGATCTAGCCACTGATTTAGAAGAATATCAACTGGTGTGCAGAAGTGTTGAACGTTTTCTAACTAAAGGTAAGACAGACGAACAGATTTTAACTGGTCACATTTAA